Proteins encoded in a region of the Benincasa hispida cultivar B227 chromosome 2, ASM972705v1, whole genome shotgun sequence genome:
- the LOC120071992 gene encoding uncharacterized protein LOC120071992, with protein sequence MNDPFLAHTYSMHNPVLTHAYSMHNPFLVHAYSMHNPFIAHAYSMHDPFLAHVYSMHDHFLAHAYSMQDPFLAHAYSRHNPFLAHAWLLLDACLVFIRCSLSVYSIHDHHFHGQHRAKISSC encoded by the coding sequence ATGAACGATCCTTTCCTCGCTCATacatactcgatgcacaatccTGTCCTCACTCatgcatactcgatgcacaatccTTTCCTTGTTCatgcatactcgatgcacaatccTTTCATCGCTCatgcatactcgatgcacgatccttTCCTCGCTCACgtatactcgatgcatgatcaTTTCCTCGCCCACGCATACTCGATGCAAGATCCTTTCCTTGCTCATGCATACTCGAGGCACAATCCTTTCCTCGCTCATGCATGGCTTTTACTCGATGCTTGCCTAGTGTTTATTCGATGCTCGCTCAGTGTTTACTCGATACATGACCACCATTTTCACGGCCAACACAGAGCCAAAATTTCTTCTTGCTAA
- the LOC120071590 gene encoding transcription factor IBH1-like 1: protein MRNPSSLKREFLKKWMTGLQIYTTSSNENMTVIERKTAIKLSADIALASSRNCATRWSRAVIASSSVDNRSRRVADGVLGRAVCERVKQISNSKMTRSSWSSGMILKRSRRVRRRRNKCMKAMAAESVAKRLVLKRTKVLRGLVPGGEFMDEISLIEETLDYISALQAQVDVMRCLATAYNPSSSSSS from the coding sequence ATGCGAAACCCCAGTTCGTTAAAACGagaatttttgaagaaatgGATGACGGGTCTTCAAATATACACAACCTCCTCCAACGAAAACATGACGGTCATCGAGAGAAAAACCGCCATTAAATTATCTGCAGACATAGCTTTAGCCTCCTCTCGAAACTGCGCCACCCGGTGGAGCCGAGCGGTAATCGCCAGTTCCTCCGTTGATAACCGAAGCCGTCGAGTTGCCGACGGCGTACTAGGGCGGGCCGTATGCGAGAGGGTGAAACAAATCAGCAATTCAAAAATGACACGAAGCTCATGGAGTAGTGGGATGATTCTGAAAAGAAGCCGCCGTGTGCGGCGGCGGAGGAATAAATGTATGAAAGCCATGGCGGCGGAGTCGGTTGCAAAAAGATTGGTGCTAAAAAGAACAAAAGTGCTACGTGGTTTGGTTCCGGGAGGTGAATTTATGGATGAAATTTCGTTGATCGAAGAAACCCTAGATTATATATCGGCTCTTCAAGCTCAAGTTGATGTAATGAGGTGTCTTGCAACTGCATACAatccatcatcatcatcatcatcatga